One Burkholderia sp. 9120 genomic window, AGTGGCGCGCGCTGACACGTCAGGATCAGCAGCGGCGCGAGTTGATCGCGAATATTTCGCACGACCTGCGCACGCCATTGACCTCGCTGCACGGCTATCTGGAGACGCTGTCGCTGAAGGCCGACACGCTCGGCGAAACGGAACGCAAACGCTACCTGGCGATCGCGCTCGCGCAAAGCGTGAAGGTCGGGCGGCTCGCGCAATCGTTATTCGAACTGGCGCGGCTCGAACACGGCAACGTGCAACTCACGCTCGAACAGTTCTCGCTGGTCGATCTGGTGCAGGACGTGTTCCAGAAATTCGAGTTGTCGGCCGAAGCGCGTCAGATCCAGTTGCGCGCGGACATTCCCGCGCGCCTGCCGGCAATCTGCGCCGATCTGGGGATGATCGAGCGGGTGTTGACGAACCTGCTCGACAACGCGATTCGCCACACGCCGGCGCACGGTAGCGTCGATATCGTGCTCGCGCATAAGGACGACAAGGTAGCGGTCACGCTTAGCGATACCGGCCCCGGCATTCCCGTCGAACAGCGCGACGCGCTGTTCGAACGGCCCTTCAATGCCGGTGGCGCACATCAAGGCGGTGGACTCGGTTTGTTGATCGTGAGGCGCATGCTGGAGTTGCATCACAGCCGCATCCGCTTGCTCGATCAGCCGACAACGGGCACGACGTTCTATTTCGAACTGCCCACGGCGGCCAGCGTACCGACGACGCTCGCAGTCTGACAAGACGTTCAGCACGAAGCTCCGTGCGGGCTATACACGCCTCAGACCAGCAAATCCTCATAGAACGCGCCGAACGGACGTGTCGGATGAGCCAGTTGAATTTCGAGTATCCATAGCCCGGCGTCCGGACACTCCGCGAAGTCGCCGAGGTTACCGGCCTTGTAAATCGCGTGCGGAAAGTCGCAGACGCGGTGCCCTTTGATATCCAGATTCAGCCGCCAGCCGAGCGCTTCGGCGCGCCGCGCCGCGAAGTCGTACAGTGCCGCGCCACTCGCGCGAGTCGAACGCCAGTGATGCTCGACTTCGTCGAACAGCGTTTTCGCGGCGTCGGCGCACGCTTTCATTTCCGAATCGTTGCCGACCACGAAGGTCGCGCCCGCGTCGCCTTCATGGCCGTCCCACACCACACCCAGATCGACGAAGAAAATATCGTCTTCGGCGAGGCGCGGGTCGCCGTCCGAGCGTTCCTTGAACATCTTCAACGTGTTTTCGCCGAAACGCACCAGCACGGGATGCCAGATCCGGTCCATGCCCAGTTCACTCAACACGGTCTTGCATTCGGCCGTCGCTTCCGATTCGAGCATGCCCGGCCGCACCCGCTGCGCGAACCGATCCACGACCTCCCACGTTTTACGCTGCGCGTATTTCATCGACTCGAGTACGTACTTGCTGCCGACGGCCTGCTTTGCTGCTGTGTCCATCCGCGCTCTCCGGTTATATCCTTACGAATATAGCGAGAGGCCCGCGCGATGTCCACGTTCGTCTTCGTCACGGTAAGATTGCTGTCCCGCTCAATGACCGACGTCGCACGACGCCCACGCCCGCCATGACCTTTTCCGAAAAGCTCTTTTCCTACGGCACGCTGCAACTCGAAGCGGTGCAGTTAGCCACCTTCGGCCGCAAGCTCGACGGACAGGCAGACGACATGCCCGGCTTCTCGATGACGCTACTGAAGATCGAAGACGCGAGTGTGGTCGCGACCAGCGGCAAAACGCATCACCCCGTGGTGAGCTACAGCGGCAATCCCGCGGACAAGGTGAGCGGCACCGTCTTTTCGATCACGCCCGAAGAACTCGCGCACGCGGATGCCTACGAAGTTTCGGACTATCGCCGCGACCAGGTGACGCTGGCGTCGGGTGTGTCGGCGTGGGTTTATGTCGCGAACCATTCACCCGTACCGCCTGCGGTGAAGTGAGCGCGCATTCGGGCAGCGCGCTCCGCCGCTGCCTGCAGGCGTCCACTTTTACGCGGGCAGTTCTCGCGTCGAGCAATGCACGCCACCGCCGCCCGATGCAATGCCGAGAATATCCACCTGCACGATGGCGCGCGAACCGGCGTACGGACGGATAGTCGCGACCGCGGCCGCATCCGCCGCGACGTCGTTGAATTTCGGCACGATGATCGCGCCGTTGCATTGGTAGAAGTTGATATAGCCGGCGGCGAAGTTGGTCATCTGTTTGTCGCTCAGCGTCACGCCGTTCGACGTGCCGTAGTTGGTCGGCGCATTCAGCGGGATCAACGTGAGCGGCCGCCCTTTCGCGTCCGTTTGGCCCGCCAGGTTCCGGTAGTTGGCGGCCATCAGCGCCTGCTCAGCCGTTGCATTGGCGGGATCGGCCGCGTATGCGACCACGCCCGGCGCGAGAAATTTCGCGTAGAAATCGACGTGGCCGTTCGTGATGTCGGTTTCATTCGCCGGCGTTGCGGCGCCGCCTTGCGCGCCCACGCCCGCGCCGCGCGGATAGGTCGCCGTGCCCGGAATCCAGATGATCTTCTGCACGCCGAGCGTGCGTTGCAATTCGGCCAGCACGGTGGCTTTCGCGGTCGGCAACAGGGTCGCGCTGGCAATCACGCCATTCGGAATCGCGAAGAGCTGCGGGTTGCGATTGACGTGCAGCACCGCGGATTCCGTGAGAATCGCCGTGGCCTCGCCGTCGAATTCGATCGCGCCGCCTTCGAGTGTCAACGTGCTTTGAAGCAATTTGGCGTTGTTCGTCTGCGCCATCCACGCGGCTAGTGTGTGATCGTTCGCGAACGGCTGGAAGAATTTTCCCGCCTTCGACTTGTTGCTGCTTGCCGCGACCGAGGGCGGCACCGTCATTCCTGG contains:
- a CDS encoding gamma-glutamylcyclotransferase family protein, yielding MTFSEKLFSYGTLQLEAVQLATFGRKLDGQADDMPGFSMTLLKIEDASVVATSGKTHHPVVSYSGNPADKVSGTVFSITPEELAHADAYEVSDYRRDQVTLASGVSAWVYVANHSPVPPAVK
- a CDS encoding agmatine deiminase family protein encodes the protein MAKSKRNQALNATVQRTPLTRRRFIQGSASLLGFSLVGTLAACGGGSGSGGDASAPSSSTSSRNPPTASQIPYLMPGEDSPHTATYMAFASGADGIWAPLTAQSTDAGIDRVRADLMDVAKAIGTYEAVNLLVLPVDLSVAQTLLATPSGANPTLHAHYVARGAGVGGVNLVVLANGFNDLWTRDTGCVFVKDTTNANALCAVSFNFNGWGNANTDGVNLNPGMTVPPSVAASSNKSKAGKFFQPFANDHTLAAWMAQTNNAKLLQSTLTLEGGAIEFDGEATAILTESAVLHVNRNPQLFAIPNGVIASATLLPTAKATVLAELQRTLGVQKIIWIPGTATYPRGAGVGAQGGAATPANETDITNGHVDFYAKFLAPGVVAYAADPANATAEQALMAANYRNLAGQTDAKGRPLTLIPLNAPTNYGTSNGVTLSDKQMTNFAAGYINFYQCNGAIIVPKFNDVAADAAAVATIRPYAGSRAIVQVDILGIASGGGGVHCSTRELPA
- a CDS encoding M24 family metallopeptidase, producing the protein MDTAAKQAVGSKYVLESMKYAQRKTWEVVDRFAQRVRPGMLESEATAECKTVLSELGMDRIWHPVLVRFGENTLKMFKERSDGDPRLAEDDIFFVDLGVVWDGHEGDAGATFVVGNDSEMKACADAAKTLFDEVEHHWRSTRASGAALYDFAARRAEALGWRLNLDIKGHRVCDFPHAIYKAGNLGDFAECPDAGLWILEIQLAHPTRPFGAFYEDLLV